The bacterium genomic interval AGAAGGGAGTGAAGAAGGACGGGGTCCATTATCTGGAGCTCCACAAGACCTGCCTGATGATCGTGGTGGAGGACGGCGAGGAGAAGAAGGTCGTGAAGATTCTCCGCAATGCCGCCTTCACCGGCAAGATCGGCGACGGCAAGATCTTCGTGACCCCGGTCGAGGCGGCTTACACGATCCGGACCGGCCTGCCGGGGCTTTAGCGACATTTTCATAGACTTCAAAGGGAGCTTCCGCAAGAATGGCCCGGCCTTCGATGGGAGCCCCTTCATGAAAAAATTCCTCTTCTTCTTTTGCTGTCTTCTGACTCTAGCGGCGGCCGTTCCGGCCCTGGCCCAGCCCGACGATTACGGCCGGCCCTATCCGGGGCAAGCCCCGCGGCCGGTTGAATCGGACCCCGAGCACCGCAGCGGCTGGTTCATCGGGAGCGACCAAGGCGTCCTCTTTTTCGTCGGGACCAGCGATGACTTCATGGGCCCGCAGTACTATTTCAGCTTCTTCGGCGGCTATAACTTCAAGGGCTATATCTCGCCGATGATCCGGATGGGCCAGGCCATCGGCAATGCCCAAGGTTTCTTCGAGCCGACGACCTTCTTCTTCATGCTGGAAGGCGGCGTCAAGGTGACGCCCTTGCGGACCAAGTTCCGGCCCTACATCGAGGGCACCCTCGGTTTTTACGTCTTGGATTATTCCGATTTCGGCTTTCCGATCCAAGACGACGTCAACTTCACCTTCGCCACCGGCGGCGGCGTCGAATACAAATTCGGCGGCAGCACCATCGGCGTCGGCGCGGC includes:
- a CDS encoding P-II family nitrogen regulator, which codes for MQMIRAILRSEREEKAIHALEKHGFVSYTRWEVIGRGKQKGVKKDGVHYLELHKTCLMIVVEDGEEKKVVKILRNAAFTGKIGDGKIFVTPVEAAYTIRTGLPGL